Sequence from the Pseudomonas sp. LS.1a genome:
GGATAATGCGCGGCCGTGAACGTTTCGAGCCCTGCCATGACCACGCCTTTCGACCCCGCCCGCCAGCAAGCCAGCACGGTGTGCCTGCCACCCGGTAACTGGGCGACCGTGCTCGACTGCCTGTGTGACCATTTCAAGGCCATTGATCGGGCCCAATGGCTCGACCGCTTTGCCCGTGGTCGGGTGCTGGATGCCGAGGGGCGGGCGGTGTCGGCCGGGCTGCCGTACAAGCGCGGCATGCGTCTGCACTATTTCCGCGAAGTGCCGAACGAGCGGCCGATCCCGGTGCAGGAGGTGGTGCTGCATGTGGATGAGCACCTGGTGGTGGCCGACAAACCGCATTTCCTGCCAGTGACGCCGACCGGTGAATACGTCGAGCAGACCTTGCTGCGCCGCCTGATCCGCCGGCTGGGCAACCCGCACCTGGTGCCGTTGCACCGTATCGACCGGCATACCGCCGGGCTTGTGCTGTTTTCCGCCAACCCGCAGAGCCGCAGTGCCTACCAGCGGCTGTTCCCCGAACGACGCATCGACAAGCGCTACCAGGCCATTGCCGCGGCCATGCCGCAGCATGCATTTCCGTTGGTGCACAAAAGCCGTCTGGTGCATGGCGAGCCGTTTTTCCGCATGCATGAGGTAGAGGGGGAGGCCAACAGCGAAACCCTGGCCGAAGTGCTGGAGAAGAATGGCGAGCTGTGGCGTTACGGGCTGTCGCCGGTGACCGGCAAGACCCATCAGTTGCGCGTGCACATGGCGGCATTGGGGGCGGGGATCAGCAATGACCCGTTCTATCCGCAACTGCTCAACGACGAGGACGACTACCAGCGGCCGCTGAAACTGCTGGCGCAGAGCCTGCGTTTTGCAGACCCGCTGAGTGGGGAGGAGCGCTACTTCGAGAGCCGCTTGCAGCTGGACTGGTAATGCTCACGCGCTCATCGCAGGAACAACTGCTGTAAATGCACTCTGAAAGCTTGCGCGGTCCCCTGTGGGAGCGGGTTCACCCGCGAAGAAGCCTGCGCGGTAGATGGCACCGGCTTCGCCGGTGTTCGCGGGTGAACCCGCTCCCACAGTGACCACGCAATCTTTTAGATCTTGAGCAAGACATTTACTCCCACAAGTACGGCGCACGTAAAAAGTGCATGCCGTACCTTTGGAAGCTGCCCTAGCGGTTGAACCGCTCCACCAGCGAGTACTGGGTACCCGCCGTGCTGGTCAGCTCTTCGCTGAGCAGTGCCGAGTGCTGCGCCTGTTCGGCGGTCTGGTCGGCCAGTTCGGCAATGGTGCTGATGTTGCGGCTGATCTCGTCAGCCACTGCAGTCTGCTCCTCGGTTGCGGCGGCAATCTGTGTGGCCATGTCGGTGATGTTGGCCACCGCTTCGCTGATGCCAACCAGGGCCTCGTCGGCCTGCATCACACGGTCAACGCCTTCCTGCGCCTGGCGATGGCCGGTTTCCATGGTCAGCACGGCATTGCTGGCGGTTTGTTGCAGCTTGGCGATCAGGCCGTGGATCTGCCCGGTGGACTCGGCGGTGCGCTGGGCCAGCTGGCGTACTTCGTCAGCCACCACGGCAAAGCCACGGCCCATTTCACCGGCTCGTGCCGCTTCGATGGCTGCGTTCAGCGCCAGCAGGTTGGTCTGGTCGGCGATGCCCTTGATCACATCGACCACGCCACCAATCTCGTCGCTGTCCTTGGCCAGTTGCGTCACTGTCTGGCCGGTCTCGCCTACGGCTGCCGACAGGCGTTCGATGGCCTCGCGGGTTTCACCGGCAATCTGCCGGCCCTGGCTGGTCAGGCGGTTGGCTTCCTGGGTGGCATCGGCAGTGCGCTGCACGTGGTTGGCCACTTCCTGGGTGGTGGCGGCCATCTGGTTGACCGCAGCGGCGACCTGCTCGGTCTCCACCCGCTGGCGTTCCAGGCCCGAAGAGCTCTTGTGTGCCAGGACATCGGACTGGCGCGCCTGTTC
This genomic interval carries:
- a CDS encoding methyl-accepting chemotaxis protein, with the translated sequence MRNNQPITQRERTFPAQQRLISTTNAKGVITYCNDAFIEISGFTREELTGAPHNLVRHPDVPSAVFAHMWQTLKQGQPWMGIVKNRCKSGDHYWVNAYVTPIFDNNQVVGFESVRVKPTAEQIRRAEALYQRINQGKPPVPRRDKWLPILQDWLPFILISQVGFLIGNWLGHSWGFALAAGLSVPLGLLGLGWQQRGLKRLLRLAEQTTSDPLIAQMYTDSRGVQARLEMAMLSQDARMKTCLTRLQDSAEHLSEQARQSDVLAHKSSSGLERQRVETEQVAAAVNQMAATTQEVANHVQRTADATQEANRLTSQGRQIAGETREAIERLSAAVGETGQTVTQLAKDSDEIGGVVDVIKGIADQTNLLALNAAIEAARAGEMGRGFAVVADEVRQLAQRTAESTGQIHGLIAKLQQTASNAVLTMETGHRQAQEGVDRVMQADEALVGISEAVANITDMATQIAAATEEQTAVADEISRNISTIAELADQTAEQAQHSALLSEELTSTAGTQYSLVERFNR
- a CDS encoding pseudouridine synthase, producing the protein MTTPFDPARQQASTVCLPPGNWATVLDCLCDHFKAIDRAQWLDRFARGRVLDAEGRAVSAGLPYKRGMRLHYFREVPNERPIPVQEVVLHVDEHLVVADKPHFLPVTPTGEYVEQTLLRRLIRRLGNPHLVPLHRIDRHTAGLVLFSANPQSRSAYQRLFPERRIDKRYQAIAAAMPQHAFPLVHKSRLVHGEPFFRMHEVEGEANSETLAEVLEKNGELWRYGLSPVTGKTHQLRVHMAALGAGISNDPFYPQLLNDEDDYQRPLKLLAQSLRFADPLSGEERYFESRLQLDW